In a genomic window of Thermoanaerobaculales bacterium:
- a CDS encoding peptidoglycan DD-metalloendopeptidase family protein translates to MANDDSLIEVLRRHRGAFAPVIPFDLAAGEPVVFDFTSANRDLERVGSHDTVSFAAYLFEQISAGALRVGVGRWDEDRVTYRHSPLFDDAVEQRSVHLGIDLFVTPGTEVHTPLDATLHSCADNDRLGDYGPTIILEHTLDGVRFHTLYGHLGRPSLAGLGPGLSFAAGDLIGWVGEQHENGGWPPHLHFQVIADLQGRRGDFPGVAAPSQRARYLALCPDPNLILGIRGL, encoded by the coding sequence ATGGCAAACGACGACTCGCTGATCGAGGTGCTCCGACGCCACCGGGGGGCGTTCGCGCCCGTGATCCCGTTCGACCTCGCCGCCGGCGAGCCGGTCGTCTTCGATTTCACCAGCGCCAATCGCGACCTCGAGCGGGTCGGCAGCCACGACACCGTCTCCTTCGCCGCGTATCTCTTCGAGCAGATCTCCGCCGGCGCCCTCCGCGTCGGCGTCGGCCGCTGGGACGAGGACCGCGTGACGTACCGCCACTCGCCGCTGTTCGACGACGCGGTGGAACAGCGCAGCGTCCACCTCGGGATCGACCTCTTCGTCACCCCGGGCACCGAGGTCCACACGCCGCTCGACGCCACCCTCCACTCGTGCGCCGACAACGACCGGCTTGGCGACTACGGCCCGACCATCATCCTCGAGCACACCCTCGACGGAGTCCGCTTCCACACCCTGTACGGCCACCTCGGCCGGCCGTCGCTGGCGGGGCTCGGCCCGGGCCTGTCGTTCGCCGCCGGCGACCTGATCGGCTGGGTCGGCGAGCAGCACGAGAACGGCGGCTGGCCGCCCCACCTGCACTTTCAGGTCATCGCCGACCTCCAGGGCCGGCGGGGCGACTTCCCCGGCGTGGCCGCGCCGTCCCAGCGCGCCCGCTACCTCGCTCTCTGCCCTGACCCCAATCTGATCCTCGGCATCAGAGGTCTGTAG